A single genomic interval of Nocardioides palaemonis harbors:
- the treZ gene encoding malto-oligosyltrehalose trehalohydrolase, translating to MRGPYDVWAPRPQRVRLRIGAETLEMSRGADDWWTPVEPVPDGEADYGYLLDDDPDPRPDPRSRRQPGGVHELSRRDVTTYEWQDSGWTGRQLAGSVIYELHVGTFTPGGTLDHAIERLDHLVDLGVDLVEVMPVNAFNGTHNWGYDGVAWFAVAEPYGGPDAYRRFVDACHARGLGVVQDVVHNHLGPSGNYLPLFGPYLKEGRNTWGDLVNLDGEGSAEVRRYILDNVRMWFEDYHVDALRLDAVHALSDTSEVHLLEEMAIETAALSAHLRRPLTLIAESDLNDARMVTPREGGGRGLDAQWSDDFHHAVHVALSGETTGYYADFEPLEALAKVCERGFFHDGTFSSFRGRDHGRPVDTDHMPTWRLVVANQNHDQVGNRARGDRLAEHLDDDQLACAALLTLAGPFTPMLFMGEEWAASTPFAFFTSHPEPELGKATAEGRVAEFEQMGWDPDDVLDPQDPETFRRSRLDWDELSTGRHAVVLDCYRRLARLRRELPQLTDPSFGAVACEVQGRLFTMRRGDLLVVVNAGETEVSLDVDASEVLFATPSGVELDAGTLVVPAHGGTLLR from the coding sequence ATGCGGGGACCGTACGACGTCTGGGCGCCGCGCCCGCAGCGGGTGCGGCTGCGGATCGGTGCGGAGACCCTCGAGATGAGCCGCGGCGCCGACGACTGGTGGACCCCGGTCGAGCCGGTGCCGGACGGCGAGGCCGACTACGGCTACCTCCTCGACGACGACCCCGACCCGCGGCCCGACCCGCGCTCGCGACGCCAGCCCGGCGGAGTGCACGAGCTGTCGCGACGGGACGTGACGACGTACGAGTGGCAGGACTCCGGGTGGACCGGCCGCCAGCTCGCCGGGTCGGTCATCTACGAGCTGCACGTCGGGACCTTCACCCCGGGCGGCACCCTCGACCACGCGATCGAGCGACTCGACCACCTCGTCGACCTCGGCGTCGACCTGGTCGAGGTGATGCCGGTCAACGCCTTCAACGGCACGCACAACTGGGGCTACGACGGCGTCGCGTGGTTCGCGGTCGCCGAGCCCTACGGCGGTCCCGACGCCTATCGCCGCTTCGTCGACGCCTGCCACGCACGCGGGCTCGGCGTGGTGCAGGACGTGGTGCACAACCACCTCGGCCCGTCCGGCAACTACCTGCCGCTGTTCGGGCCGTACCTCAAGGAGGGGCGCAACACCTGGGGCGACCTGGTCAACCTCGACGGCGAGGGGTCCGCCGAGGTGCGCCGCTACATCCTCGACAACGTGCGGATGTGGTTCGAGGACTACCACGTCGACGCGCTGCGGCTCGACGCCGTGCACGCGCTGAGCGACACCTCCGAGGTCCACCTGCTGGAGGAGATGGCGATCGAGACCGCCGCCCTCTCGGCCCACCTGCGCCGCCCGCTCACGCTGATCGCCGAGTCCGACCTCAACGACGCGCGGATGGTCACGCCCCGCGAGGGTGGGGGCCGCGGGCTCGACGCGCAGTGGAGCGACGACTTCCACCACGCGGTCCACGTCGCGCTGAGCGGCGAGACCACGGGCTACTACGCCGACTTCGAGCCGCTCGAGGCGCTGGCGAAGGTGTGCGAGCGCGGGTTCTTCCACGACGGGACGTTCTCCTCCTTCCGCGGTCGCGACCACGGTCGGCCCGTCGACACCGACCACATGCCGACGTGGCGGCTGGTCGTGGCCAACCAGAACCACGACCAGGTCGGCAACCGCGCCCGCGGCGACCGGCTCGCCGAGCACCTCGACGACGACCAGCTCGCCTGCGCCGCCCTGCTCACCCTCGCCGGACCGTTCACCCCGATGCTGTTCATGGGGGAGGAGTGGGCCGCCTCCACGCCGTTCGCCTTCTTCACCTCCCACCCCGAGCCGGAGCTCGGGAAGGCCACCGCCGAGGGCCGGGTCGCGGAGTTCGAGCAGATGGGCTGGGACCCCGACGACGTGCTCGACCCGCAGGACCCCGAGACGTTCCGACGCTCGCGGCTCGACTGGGACGAGCTCTCCACGGGCCGGCACGCCGTCGTCCTCGACTGCTACCGCCGGCTCGCCCGGCTGCGCCGCGAGCTCCCGCAGCTCACGGACCCGTCCTTCGGCGCGGTCGCCTGCGAGGTGCAGGGCCGGTTGTTCACGATGCGCCGCGGCGACCTGCTGGTCGTGGTCAACGCGGGGGAGACCGAGGTCAGCCTCGACGTCGACGCGTCCGAGGTGCTCTTCGCGACGCCGTCCGGGGTCGAGCTGGACGCCGGGACCCTCGTCGTCCCGGCGCACGGAGGCACACTCCTGCGATAG
- a CDS encoding NPCBM/NEW2 domain-containing protein — translation MNRTITWAATAALALSPLALAASSTAAPAVHAKAGKSYSVTAKVNKDVAIAKEDTVKVKGRVSPKAKGQKVILQQRVGNKKKWTVTGSAKIKKNGTYKLTDKPSTPGSREYRVLKPGSNGIKKGFSKPVEVQVYRWENLAYRTAGPSTNIAAGGVNIGAQFYGASLFTSAANTASTIEYTLGRKCTQLRASYALSDESATGATGAVTVSADGTVVVAHDLAVGTIFADETVDISDAFRLKIDAVATAPATAPTAATAAVATPEVLCTR, via the coding sequence ATGAACCGCACCATCACCTGGGCCGCGACCGCGGCCCTCGCCCTCAGCCCCCTCGCCCTCGCGGCGTCGAGCACCGCGGCGCCCGCCGTGCACGCGAAGGCGGGCAAGTCCTACTCGGTGACCGCGAAGGTCAACAAGGACGTCGCGATCGCCAAGGAGGACACGGTCAAGGTCAAGGGCCGCGTGTCGCCCAAGGCCAAGGGCCAGAAGGTCATCCTCCAGCAGCGCGTCGGCAACAAGAAGAAGTGGACCGTCACCGGCTCCGCGAAGATCAAGAAGAACGGCACCTACAAGCTGACCGACAAGCCGTCCACCCCCGGGTCGCGCGAGTACCGCGTCCTCAAGCCCGGGTCGAACGGCATCAAGAAGGGCTTCAGCAAGCCGGTCGAGGTCCAGGTCTACCGCTGGGAGAACCTCGCCTACCGCACCGCCGGCCCGAGCACGAACATCGCCGCAGGCGGCGTGAACATCGGCGCGCAGTTCTACGGCGCCAGCCTGTTCACCTCGGCCGCGAACACCGCGTCGACCATCGAGTACACGCTGGGCCGCAAGTGCACCCAGCTGCGCGCGAGCTACGCCCTCAGCGACGAGTCCGCCACCGGCGCGACCGGTGCGGTCACCGTGAGCGCCGACGGCACCGTCGTCGTCGCCCACGACCTCGCGGTCGGCACCATCTTCGCCGACGAGACCGTCGACATCTCCGACGCGTTCCGCCTGAAGATCGACGCCGTGGCCACGGCTCCCGCCACGGCCCCGACGGCCGCCACCGCCGCGGTCGCCACCCCCGAGGTCCTCTGCACCCGCTGA
- the prfB gene encoding peptide chain release factor 2, protein MAGIDFDQEIKQLQATMKTIGQVLDLDKMRGEIADLGEQVAAPDLWDDVESATRITGRLSALQGEMDRYTGLEARIEDLGLMVEMAQEEGDADTLADSEAELARIKKSVESLEIRTLLSGEYDEREAIVTIRSGAGGVDAADFAEMLMRMYTRWAEQHKYGVEVYDVSYAEEAGIKSAEFAIHAPYAYGTLSVEAGTHRLVRISPFDNQGRRQTSFAAVEVVPVLEQTDEVEVDENDLRVDVFRSGGPGGQSVNTTDSAVRLTHIPTGIVVSCQNEKSQLQNKASAMVVLKAKLLAKQKAEEAALKKELKGDVAASWGDQMRNYVLNPYQIVKDLRTGFESGNPSAVFDGDLDDFMEAGIRWRRGAEKVDA, encoded by the coding sequence GTGGCAGGCATCGACTTCGACCAAGAGATCAAGCAGCTCCAGGCGACCATGAAGACCATCGGTCAGGTCCTCGACCTGGACAAGATGCGCGGCGAGATCGCCGACCTCGGCGAGCAGGTCGCCGCCCCCGACCTCTGGGACGACGTCGAGAGCGCCACCCGGATCACCGGGCGCCTCTCCGCCCTCCAGGGCGAGATGGACCGCTACACCGGGCTCGAGGCCCGCATCGAGGACCTCGGGCTGATGGTCGAGATGGCCCAGGAGGAGGGCGACGCCGACACGCTCGCCGACTCCGAGGCCGAGCTCGCGCGGATCAAGAAGTCGGTGGAGTCCCTCGAGATCCGCACGCTCCTGTCCGGTGAGTACGACGAGCGCGAGGCGATCGTGACGATCCGCTCCGGCGCCGGTGGCGTCGACGCCGCCGACTTCGCCGAGATGCTGATGCGGATGTACACGCGCTGGGCCGAGCAGCACAAGTACGGCGTCGAGGTCTACGACGTGTCCTACGCCGAGGAGGCGGGCATCAAGTCCGCCGAGTTCGCCATCCACGCCCCCTACGCCTACGGCACCCTGTCGGTCGAGGCCGGCACCCACCGCCTCGTGCGGATCAGCCCGTTCGACAACCAGGGCCGCCGGCAGACCTCGTTCGCCGCCGTCGAGGTCGTGCCGGTGCTCGAGCAGACCGACGAGGTCGAGGTCGACGAGAACGACCTGCGCGTCGACGTCTTCCGCTCCGGCGGCCCGGGCGGCCAGTCGGTCAACACCACCGACTCCGCCGTGCGCCTCACCCACATCCCCACCGGCATCGTCGTGTCCTGCCAGAACGAGAAGTCGCAGCTGCAGAACAAGGCGTCCGCGATGGTCGTCCTCAAGGCCAAGCTGCTCGCCAAGCAGAAGGCCGAGGAGGCGGCGCTCAAGAAGGAGCTCAAGGGCGACGTCGCCGCCAGCTGGGGCGACCAGATGCGCAACTACGTGCTCAACCCCTACCAGATCGTCAAGGACCTGCGCACCGGCTTCGAGTCCGGCAACCCGAGCGCGGTCTTCGACGGCGACCTCGACGACTTCATGGAGGCCGGCATCCGCTGGCGCCGCGGGGCGGAGAAGGTCGACGCCTGA
- a CDS encoding ribosomal protein L7/L12, with protein sequence MGLFSKPEVVGLQVGDADRARVDALERRVAALEAQLAGLLAAGTPSGAPAADAPVAVEPWLAEVQELRRAGKTIHAIKVYREHTGVGLKQAKDAVEAMPG encoded by the coding sequence ATGGGACTCTTCAGCAAGCCCGAGGTCGTCGGACTGCAGGTCGGTGACGCCGACCGCGCCCGGGTCGACGCGCTCGAGCGCCGGGTCGCGGCGCTCGAGGCCCAGCTCGCCGGCCTGCTCGCGGCCGGTACGCCGTCCGGCGCGCCCGCAGCGGACGCGCCGGTCGCGGTCGAGCCGTGGCTCGCCGAGGTGCAGGAGCTGCGCCGCGCGGGCAAGACCATCCACGCGATCAAGGTCTACCGCGAGCACACCGGTGTCGGGCTGAAGCAAGCCAAGGACGCCGTCGAGGCGATGCCCGGCTGA
- a CDS encoding SigE family RNA polymerase sigma factor has product MHDGAEGDFAEFYSATWPRTLAVTYALTGDRSAAEELAQEAYVKAWTHWRRVSAYDQPAAWVRQVATRLSVSRWRRSRVAAGWLARSRPGDPAPPPDETSTALVQALLRIPEAQRRAVVLHHLADLPVDEVARIEHSPVGTIKARLSRGRTALAQLLADEPNGAHTHV; this is encoded by the coding sequence ATGCACGACGGCGCCGAGGGCGACTTCGCGGAGTTCTACTCGGCGACGTGGCCGCGCACGCTCGCCGTGACCTACGCGCTCACCGGGGACCGCTCCGCGGCCGAGGAGCTCGCCCAGGAGGCCTACGTCAAGGCGTGGACCCACTGGCGCAGGGTCTCGGCCTACGACCAGCCGGCCGCGTGGGTGCGCCAGGTGGCGACCCGGCTGTCCGTGAGCCGCTGGCGACGCAGCCGCGTCGCCGCCGGCTGGCTGGCCCGCTCCCGGCCCGGCGACCCCGCGCCGCCCCCGGACGAGACCTCGACGGCGCTGGTGCAGGCGCTGCTCCGCATCCCGGAGGCCCAGCGCCGCGCCGTCGTCCTGCACCACCTCGCCGACCTCCCGGTCGACGAGGTCGCCCGCATCGAGCACTCCCCCGTCGGCACCATCAAGGCCCGGCTCTCCCGCGGACGCACCGCCCTCGCCCAGCTGCTGGCCGACGAGCCGAACGGAGCCCACACCCATGTCTGA
- the ftsE gene encoding cell division ATP-binding protein FtsE, translating to MIRFEKVTKTYPGHPHPALDNISVDVEKGEFVFLVGSSGSGKSTFLRLVLREYRPTTGRVYVAGKEINRLASWKVPRLRRDIGTVFQDFRLLPNKTVSENVAFALQVIGKSRKEIKDVVPETLELVGLGGKGDRMPDELSGGEQQRVAVARAFVNRPMILIADEPTGNLDPTTSVGIMKLLDRINRTGTTVVMATHDAGIVDQMRKRVIELENGHVVRDQAQGVYGHQN from the coding sequence GTGATTCGCTTCGAGAAGGTCACCAAGACCTATCCCGGCCACCCCCACCCGGCGCTCGACAACATCTCCGTCGACGTCGAGAAGGGGGAGTTCGTCTTCCTCGTGGGCTCCTCGGGATCCGGCAAGTCGACCTTCCTGCGGCTGGTCCTGCGTGAGTACCGCCCGACCACCGGGCGCGTCTACGTCGCCGGCAAGGAGATCAACCGGCTGGCGAGCTGGAAGGTCCCGCGGCTGCGTCGCGACATCGGCACCGTCTTCCAGGACTTCCGCCTGCTGCCCAACAAGACGGTCAGCGAGAACGTCGCCTTCGCGCTGCAGGTGATCGGCAAGTCGCGCAAGGAGATCAAGGACGTCGTCCCCGAGACCCTCGAGCTGGTGGGCCTCGGCGGCAAGGGCGACCGGATGCCCGACGAGCTCTCCGGCGGCGAGCAGCAGCGCGTCGCGGTGGCGCGCGCGTTCGTCAACCGGCCGATGATCCTCATCGCCGACGAGCCCACCGGAAACCTCGACCCGACCACGTCGGTCGGGATCATGAAGCTGCTCGACCGGATCAACCGGACGGGCACCACGGTGGTGATGGCCACCCACGACGCCGGCATCGTCGACCAGATGCGCAAGCGCGTCATCGAGCTCGAGAACGGCCACGTCGTGCGCGACCAGGCGCAGGGCGTCTACGGCCACCAGAACTGA
- the ftsX gene encoding permease-like cell division protein FtsX — protein MQLRYVYSELGQGLRRNLSMHLAVVLTLFVSLTLVGLGVMFNQQAAKAAEQWGNQLQITVYLCRVNDSSAVCPNAVTDEQKSAIAAVVDDNPEVADYHFESSEQALDKARELYGDELFSGDNPAITADDMPQTVWITLDDPEQYEGITSAVQGLDGVSKVRDMREQVAPILDSINMLQWVALGTAAFLVFAALLLVANTIRLAAFARRKEIGIMRLVGASTLYIALPFLLEALVTALIGVALAAGALAAFMQFGIDDLSQNRLKFVPWIGWNETLLAMGSVAVLGPLLTLLPTLVLTRKYLKV, from the coding sequence ATGCAGCTTCGCTACGTCTACTCCGAGCTCGGCCAGGGCCTGCGCCGCAACCTGTCGATGCACCTCGCGGTGGTGCTCACCCTCTTCGTGTCGCTGACCCTCGTCGGGCTCGGCGTGATGTTCAACCAGCAGGCCGCCAAGGCCGCCGAGCAGTGGGGCAACCAGCTGCAGATCACGGTCTACCTCTGCCGGGTCAACGACAGCAGCGCGGTGTGCCCCAACGCGGTCACCGACGAGCAGAAGTCCGCGATCGCTGCGGTCGTCGACGACAACCCGGAGGTCGCCGACTACCACTTCGAGTCCAGCGAGCAGGCGCTCGACAAGGCGCGCGAGCTCTACGGCGACGAGCTGTTCTCCGGCGACAACCCGGCGATCACCGCCGACGACATGCCGCAGACCGTGTGGATCACGCTCGACGACCCCGAGCAGTACGAGGGCATCACCAGCGCCGTCCAGGGCCTCGACGGGGTGTCGAAGGTGCGCGACATGCGCGAGCAGGTCGCCCCGATCCTCGACTCGATCAACATGCTCCAGTGGGTCGCCCTCGGCACCGCCGCCTTCCTGGTGTTCGCGGCCTTGCTGCTGGTGGCCAACACCATCCGGCTGGCGGCGTTCGCGCGGCGCAAGGAGATCGGGATCATGCGCCTGGTGGGCGCCTCGACGCTCTACATCGCGCTGCCCTTCCTGCTCGAGGCGCTGGTGACCGCGCTGATCGGCGTCGCGCTGGCTGCTGGCGCGCTCGCGGCGTTCATGCAGTTCGGCATCGACGACCTGTCGCAGAACCGGCTGAAGTTCGTGCCGTGGATCGGCTGGAACGAGACGCTGCTGGCGATGGGGTCGGTCGCGGTGCTCGGTCCGCTGCTCACGCTGCTCCCGACACTCGTGCTGACGCGCAAATACCTCAAAGTCTGA
- a CDS encoding M23 family metallopeptidase produces the protein MTLPRTAHRRLATSMALAMALGVSSFAVAQAADDLKDKQKQVEREVKGAQRDLDESSADLQAATARLDAAKGQLVTAKTQLATARGKVAVAQERDAEMQAELAAAEAALVEAEAALTQGQADAEAQREKVATTVADMYSEGDPELIAFSSLIEAESTEELTRRDGVRDVIVGQEARAYDELKAAEVLLQVQEQQVSDARDDVAAKRQAAADHLTLMQTLEAEEQAAKDSVVSLVIERRDAQEGARKARARDAAKLRQHLAEQKKIEEMLKRRAARALARQRAHARSQSSGSSTGLLLKPVDGYVTSPFGYREHPIYHYWGLHDGVDFGGGCGTPLRAAAPGRVVSSYWSDVYGHRLIIDNGAMAGVGVATIYNHASSYNVGVGDQVQEGQVIGYEGSTGWSTGCHLHFTVMANGKAVDPMPWF, from the coding sequence TTGACGCTGCCCCGTACCGCCCACCGTCGTCTGGCCACCTCGATGGCGCTCGCGATGGCGCTGGGCGTGTCCTCCTTCGCGGTCGCGCAGGCCGCCGACGACCTCAAGGACAAGCAGAAGCAGGTCGAGCGGGAGGTCAAGGGCGCCCAGCGCGACCTCGACGAGTCCAGCGCCGACCTGCAGGCCGCCACGGCCCGGCTCGACGCGGCCAAGGGTCAGCTGGTCACCGCCAAGACCCAGCTCGCCACCGCGCGCGGCAAGGTCGCGGTGGCGCAGGAGCGGGACGCCGAGATGCAGGCCGAGCTCGCCGCGGCCGAGGCCGCGCTGGTCGAGGCCGAGGCCGCGCTCACCCAGGGCCAGGCGGACGCCGAGGCCCAGCGCGAGAAGGTCGCCACGACCGTCGCTGACATGTACTCCGAGGGCGACCCGGAGCTGATCGCGTTCTCCTCGCTGATCGAGGCGGAGTCGACCGAGGAGCTCACCCGCCGCGACGGCGTGCGCGACGTGATCGTCGGCCAGGAGGCGCGCGCGTACGACGAGCTCAAGGCGGCCGAGGTGCTGCTGCAGGTCCAGGAGCAGCAGGTCTCCGACGCCCGCGACGACGTGGCCGCCAAGCGGCAGGCCGCCGCCGACCACCTCACGCTGATGCAGACCCTCGAGGCGGAGGAGCAGGCCGCCAAGGACTCCGTCGTCTCGCTGGTCATCGAGCGCCGCGACGCCCAGGAGGGCGCCCGCAAGGCCCGCGCCCGCGACGCGGCCAAGCTGCGCCAGCACCTCGCGGAGCAGAAGAAGATCGAGGAGATGCTCAAGCGGCGCGCCGCCCGCGCGCTGGCCCGCCAGCGCGCCCACGCCCGCTCGCAGTCCAGCGGCTCGTCGACCGGCCTGCTGCTCAAGCCCGTCGACGGCTACGTCACCTCGCCGTTCGGCTACCGCGAGCACCCGATCTACCACTACTGGGGTCTGCACGACGGCGTCGACTTCGGCGGCGGCTGCGGCACCCCGCTGCGAGCCGCCGCGCCCGGGCGGGTCGTGTCGTCGTACTGGAGCGACGTCTACGGCCACCGGCTGATCATCGACAACGGCGCGATGGCGGGCGTCGGCGTCGCCACGATCTACAACCACGCCAGCAGCTACAACGTCGGCGTCGGCGACCAGGTCCAGGAGGGCCAGGTCATCGGCTACGAGGGCAGCACCGGCTGGTCGACCGGCTGCCACCTGCACTTCACGGTGATGGCCAACGGCAAGGCCGTCGACCCGATGCCCTGGTTCTGA
- the smpB gene encoding SsrA-binding protein SmpB, which translates to MAKEQGQKLVAQNKKARHDYHIEDTWEAGLVLMGTEVKSLRQGRASLVDGFAEIDNGEAWLLGVHIPEYSQGTWTNHAARRRRKLLLNRSEIDKIERKITDKGYTIVPLSLYFKDGRAKVEIALAKGKKAYDKRHTLAERQANREKVEAVQRRLKGHRD; encoded by the coding sequence ATGGCGAAGGAGCAGGGCCAGAAGCTGGTCGCGCAGAACAAGAAGGCGCGCCACGACTACCACATCGAGGACACCTGGGAGGCCGGGCTCGTCCTGATGGGGACCGAGGTCAAGTCGCTGCGCCAGGGCCGTGCCTCGCTGGTCGACGGGTTCGCCGAGATCGACAACGGCGAGGCGTGGCTGCTCGGGGTCCACATCCCCGAGTACAGCCAGGGCACGTGGACCAACCACGCCGCCCGGCGGCGCCGCAAGCTGCTGCTCAACCGCTCCGAGATCGACAAGATCGAGCGCAAGATCACCGACAAGGGCTACACGATCGTCCCGCTGTCGCTCTACTTCAAGGACGGCCGGGCCAAGGTCGAGATCGCCCTGGCCAAGGGCAAGAAGGCCTACGACAAGCGGCACACCCTGGCCGAGCGCCAGGCCAACCGGGAGAAGGTCGAGGCGGTCCAGCGCCGGCTCAAGGGGCACCGGGACTGA
- a CDS encoding amidohydrolase family protein, whose translation MTDPRAFAEDLGIPGLHDLHTHFLPPRVMAKVRAQFDSAGPLIGRPWPLHYRDEDDALVEVLRSYGVRRFTALPYAHKPDMAEFLNDWAAGFAERVPEAAVCGTFFPEPGVAAYVAERSATVEVWKVHVQVGAFTVTDPLLDGAWGILAETGAPVVLHAGSGPVPTEHTGPGPVADLLRRHPRLRLVVAHAGAPEYAEFLALAEGHERVALDTTMAFTPFFEEMGGAYPPDLLPRLRDLGLAGRVHLGSDFPNIPYPYAVQLDALARLDLGEDWLRAVCWDNTVAVLG comes from the coding sequence GTGACCGACCCGCGCGCGTTCGCCGAGGACCTCGGGATCCCCGGCCTGCATGACCTGCACACCCACTTCCTGCCGCCGCGGGTGATGGCCAAGGTGCGCGCCCAGTTCGACTCCGCGGGCCCGCTGATCGGCCGGCCCTGGCCGCTGCACTACCGCGACGAGGACGACGCGCTGGTCGAGGTGCTGCGCTCGTACGGGGTGCGCCGCTTCACCGCGCTGCCCTACGCCCACAAGCCCGACATGGCCGAGTTCCTCAACGACTGGGCCGCCGGCTTCGCCGAGCGAGTCCCCGAGGCCGCGGTGTGCGGCACGTTCTTCCCCGAGCCGGGAGTGGCGGCGTACGTCGCGGAGCGCAGCGCGACCGTCGAGGTCTGGAAGGTCCACGTGCAGGTCGGGGCGTTCACCGTCACCGACCCGCTGCTCGACGGGGCGTGGGGGATCCTCGCCGAGACCGGTGCCCCGGTCGTGCTGCACGCGGGCAGCGGACCCGTGCCCACCGAGCACACCGGCCCCGGACCCGTCGCCGACCTGCTGCGCCGCCACCCCCGGCTGCGGCTGGTCGTCGCCCACGCCGGCGCGCCGGAGTACGCGGAGTTCCTCGCGCTCGCCGAGGGCCACGAGCGGGTCGCGCTCGACACGACGATGGCGTTCACGCCGTTCTTCGAGGAGATGGGCGGGGCGTACCCGCCCGACCTGCTGCCGCGGCTGCGCGACCTCGGGCTGGCCGGCCGGGTCCACCTCGGCAGCGACTTCCCGAACATCCCCTACCCCTACGCCGTCCAGCTCGACGCCCTCGCGCGGCTCGACCTGGGGGAGGACTGGCTGCGCGCGGTCTGCTGGGACAACACCGTCGCCGTGCTCGGCTGA
- a CDS encoding ROK family transcriptional regulator, producing the protein MTPHTPVGRPLRPQGKLLQEDARRHHRSLLLQQLFREGPASRADLARASGLTRVTVSDLVGEMLADGLVTELGAPAESRVGKPPTLVGLAADSHHVIALDLSETDRMTGAVVNLAGTVLSHHTVHVDGAVGEQAVRLVVELVTTLRAMTDRPVLGIGVGSPGIVDSAGTVVDAPNLAWTDLPLAARLDDEFDLPVFVANDANTAVLGEHTFGDSGDGGLMVIRVGTGVGAGLVVGGSLLHGHLGAAGEIGHVVVDPDGEACACSRTGCLETVLSAPRLRRRTSVPGADGAAVLAEVGTRLGEVVAPIVAALNLHEVVLSGPTELLDGPLLDAADRTIRERTMPISSAGLTVRTSKLGEDVVVVGAAVLVLAGELGVS; encoded by the coding sequence GTGACCCCGCACACACCGGTCGGCCGCCCGCTGCGGCCCCAGGGCAAGCTCCTCCAGGAGGACGCGCGCCGCCACCACCGCTCGCTGCTGCTCCAGCAGCTCTTCCGGGAGGGCCCGGCCAGCCGTGCCGACCTCGCCCGGGCGAGCGGCCTGACCCGCGTAACGGTCTCGGACCTCGTCGGCGAGATGCTCGCCGACGGGCTGGTCACCGAGCTCGGAGCCCCCGCCGAGAGCCGGGTCGGCAAGCCCCCCACGCTCGTCGGCCTGGCGGCGGACTCCCACCACGTCATCGCGCTCGACCTCTCCGAGACCGACCGGATGACCGGCGCCGTGGTCAACCTCGCCGGCACCGTCCTCTCCCACCACACCGTCCACGTCGACGGCGCGGTGGGGGAGCAGGCCGTACGCCTCGTGGTCGAGCTGGTCACCACGCTGCGGGCCATGACCGACCGCCCGGTGCTGGGCATCGGCGTCGGCAGCCCCGGCATCGTCGACAGCGCCGGCACGGTCGTCGACGCGCCCAACCTCGCGTGGACCGACCTGCCGCTGGCGGCCCGCCTCGACGACGAGTTCGACCTGCCGGTCTTCGTCGCCAACGACGCCAACACCGCCGTCCTCGGCGAGCACACCTTCGGCGACTCCGGCGACGGCGGGCTGATGGTCATCAGGGTCGGCACCGGTGTCGGCGCCGGCCTGGTGGTCGGCGGGTCGCTGCTCCACGGCCACCTCGGCGCCGCCGGCGAGATCGGCCACGTCGTCGTCGACCCCGACGGCGAGGCCTGCGCCTGCTCACGCACCGGCTGCCTGGAGACAGTTCTCTCCGCCCCGCGGCTGCGCCGGCGCACCTCCGTGCCGGGCGCCGACGGCGCTGCCGTGCTGGCCGAGGTCGGCACCCGCCTGGGCGAGGTCGTCGCCCCCATCGTGGCCGCGCTCAACCTCCACGAGGTCGTGCTGTCCGGCCCCACCGAGCTGCTCGACGGACCGCTGCTCGACGCAGCGGACCGGACCATCCGCGAACGGACCATGCCGATCAGCTCGGCCGGCCTGACCGTCCGCACCTCCAAGCTGGGCGAGGACGTCGTCGTCGTCGGTGCGGCGGTCCTGGTCCTGGCCGGCGAGCTGGGCGTCTCGTGA